A genomic window from Nitrospinota bacterium includes:
- the asnB gene encoding asparagine synthase (glutamine-hydrolyzing): MCGINGIFAPGNAKANVPNIKRMNDILRHRGPDGEGIYTDDNIVLGHRRLSIIDLTEAGKQPMGNEDGTVWVTFNGEIYNHLEIRGKLKSLGHKFISTTDTEILVHGYEEWGESLFNKLEGMFGLGIWDVKEKKLLLARDACGVKPVFYCANRGKVVFSSEIKGLLASGLVEKKVDKQALYDFLSLFYVPSPRTIINGVYQVPAGTYMIFQTPEKFQQVKHWDLLHSAGKTACFGSQEELEEALREEISVAVRDSLYSDVPVSLLLSSGLDSSIILHELKKFGRSDVGTVSIGFNDKSYDEGEEANRFAIENGFQNDLIMMPDTSLIGVLEELVYSLDSLNANPCIIAEHFYFKKVSEKYKVTLMGSGNDELFAGYPTYKADKYRHVFGLLPLPARKLANIFAEMLPVSDGKYSFDYFAKKFTQGSLYHREKSHYWWRTIFTDDEKGRILNSAFCDSATLMENTYHSYESLFNASNGRLNFEDQTLYADFYRFLVDNANMEVDQISMAFSLEVRPPFLTKRFAEFSFSIPFNKKLANGKTKQCLRKAYKGRLPDYITGRKKSGLVTPLHFLKEDNYRSYIEEHLYSDTMAEHFDIGEIKRLFERHLDAKDNNSFKLFSLLCFSLWHKQHMGS, from the coding sequence ATGTGCGGAATAAACGGGATATTTGCCCCAGGGAATGCGAAAGCGAATGTCCCCAATATTAAACGCATGAACGATATTTTGCGTCACCGCGGACCGGATGGAGAAGGGATCTACACCGACGATAACATAGTCCTCGGACATCGAAGGTTGTCGATAATAGACCTTACGGAAGCAGGCAAACAGCCTATGGGAAATGAGGACGGCACCGTTTGGGTAACATTTAATGGTGAAATATATAACCATCTTGAGATACGGGGAAAATTAAAATCCCTGGGACATAAATTCATATCCACAACGGACACTGAAATCCTTGTTCATGGATATGAAGAGTGGGGGGAATCGCTTTTTAACAAACTGGAAGGGATGTTCGGACTGGGAATATGGGATGTAAAAGAAAAAAAACTGCTTCTTGCCCGGGATGCGTGCGGCGTAAAGCCGGTTTTTTATTGCGCAAACCGTGGGAAGGTGGTCTTTTCATCGGAAATAAAAGGACTTCTTGCGTCAGGCCTTGTTGAAAAAAAAGTTGATAAGCAGGCGCTATACGACTTCCTGTCACTCTTTTACGTCCCTTCGCCTCGTACTATCATAAATGGCGTTTACCAGGTACCAGCAGGAACTTACATGATTTTCCAGACCCCTGAGAAGTTTCAACAGGTAAAACATTGGGATCTCCTCCATTCAGCCGGAAAAACAGCGTGCTTCGGCAGCCAGGAAGAGCTCGAGGAAGCACTGCGCGAGGAAATATCGGTTGCCGTCCGCGACTCTCTCTATTCCGATGTCCCGGTAAGCCTCCTGCTCAGTTCTGGGCTGGATTCATCGATAATACTGCATGAGTTGAAAAAATTTGGTAGATCGGATGTCGGAACGGTGAGCATAGGATTTAACGACAAATCTTACGATGAAGGCGAGGAGGCTAACAGATTTGCCATTGAGAACGGATTCCAGAATGATTTGATAATGATGCCGGACACCAGTCTTATCGGTGTATTGGAAGAACTGGTATACAGCCTGGATTCCCTTAACGCCAATCCCTGCATAATTGCAGAACATTTTTACTTCAAGAAAGTATCGGAAAAATACAAGGTCACCTTGATGGGTTCAGGCAACGACGAACTATTTGCAGGGTACCCCACATACAAGGCGGATAAATACAGGCATGTTTTCGGCCTTTTGCCTTTGCCGGCAAGGAAACTGGCCAACATTTTTGCCGAAATGCTCCCCGTAAGCGATGGAAAATACTCTTTCGATTATTTCGCAAAAAAATTCACGCAGGGTTCACTTTACCACAGGGAAAAGAGTCATTATTGGTGGAGAACCATTTTCACAGATGATGAAAAGGGCAGAATTCTTAACAGTGCCTTTTGCGACAGCGCGACCTTGATGGAAAACACATATCATAGTTACGAAAGTCTTTTCAACGCTTCAAATGGGCGTTTGAACTTCGAGGATCAAACCCTTTATGCCGATTTCTACAGATTTCTGGTAGATAACGCCAATATGGAAGTAGACCAAATTAGCATGGCTTTTTCCCTTGAGGTCAGGCCACCTTTTCTCACCAAAAGATTTGCCGAGTTCTCTTTTTCGATCCCGTTCAACAAAAAACTTGCAAATGGAAAAACGAAGCAATGCCTTAGAAAGGCATATAAGGGACGTCTTCCAGATTATATTACCGGAAGAAAGAAATCTGGTCTTGTGACGCCACTGCATTTTCTGAAAGAGGATAATTACAGGAGTTATATAGAGGAACACCTGTATAGCGACACCATGGCAGAGCACTTTGATATCGGGGAAATAAAAAGATTGTTTGAAAGACATCTTGACGCAAAAGATAATAACAGTTTCAAGCTGTTCTCTCTCCTTTGCTTTTCGCTATGGCACAAGCAACATATGGGTTCGTAA
- a CDS encoding radical SAM protein — translation MKLSALYALTKQFLKLSPTVPQVLNTMKYSMRFFSNSFSPAVSHDPLSIGVYITYHCNLECPFCWNQTINKKEFLSQQMNIEEFSSMLQHPRLKNAFRLSFVGGEPLIHPDIFQFIEIAHSNKKLTMFPSNGLLIEKRLDEFKNSHLSSLQVSLYDGNISDQIRNVELLRSVNLDIDIALARYVTTEQNSLDYMTEVIKMSEQLNLKQVCFQNFIATSKENENLCIFDDNIEILEYFKDLDRKYGKRLNIMFPAPLKRNIKERFCYDLYTVVFVGKNGILAPCSSIVPPDRKFGNLSDDQFWNKKYFLSHRKYFTDKFPFNPTCEYCYESSSHERTFI, via the coding sequence ATGAAACTTTCTGCCTTATACGCTTTAACAAAACAGTTTTTAAAGCTCTCCCCGACTGTTCCTCAGGTTTTAAACACCATGAAATATTCCATGCGTTTTTTCTCAAACAGCTTCTCTCCGGCAGTCAGCCATGACCCTTTGAGTATCGGTGTATATATAACCTATCATTGCAACCTTGAATGTCCTTTCTGCTGGAACCAGACTATAAATAAGAAGGAATTCCTTTCACAGCAGATGAATATTGAGGAATTCTCCTCTATGCTACAACACCCAAGATTGAAAAATGCTTTTCGCTTATCCTTCGTTGGCGGCGAGCCATTGATCCATCCAGATATTTTTCAGTTTATCGAAATAGCACATAGCAACAAGAAACTTACCATGTTCCCTAGTAATGGTTTACTTATTGAAAAACGATTGGATGAATTTAAAAATTCTCATTTATCATCTTTACAAGTTAGTCTATATGATGGCAATATCTCAGATCAGATACGCAATGTAGAATTATTACGAAGCGTTAATCTTGACATAGATATTGCTCTTGCTAGATATGTAACTACTGAACAAAATTCCCTGGATTATATGACCGAAGTAATTAAAATGTCGGAGCAGCTAAATTTAAAGCAGGTATGCTTCCAAAATTTTATTGCTACAAGCAAGGAAAACGAAAACCTGTGCATTTTTGACGACAATATTGAAATCCTCGAATATTTCAAAGACCTGGATCGCAAGTATGGCAAACGCCTAAACATCATGTTCCCTGCTCCTTTGAAAAGAAACATCAAGGAACGTTTTTGCTACGATCTATACACAGTTGTCTTTGTCGGCAAAAATGGAATTTTAGCTCCTTGCTCCAGCATAGTCCCTCCCGACAGGAAGTTTGGCAACCTCTCCGACGATCAATTCTGGAATAAAAAGTATTTTCTCAGTCATAGAAAATATTTTACTGATAAGTTCCCGTTCAATCCCACCTGCGAATACTGTTATGAAAGCTCGAGCCACGAAAGGACATTTATCTAA
- a CDS encoding B12-binding domain-containing radical SAM protein, with product MNKRLLLLYPELGFTGSFVINVPISLIYAAAKSVNIKGLTVEIIDCRVNPGWREYLNETLKNGDVLMVGISVMSGIPIVGAFEISRIVKGFSNIPVVWGGAHPTIMPEDTLNYEFVDYCIRGYASNSLRELVEFLMQDREEMDSINGLCYKKNGELIIGEIHNEFENFKFRDLPYFLVENNLEKYFSIQNERIFPIYTASGCPYQCSFCISPVWYKDIRKKWVPQEAVDVADHIEHLVREYRIESIYFYDDDTFVKFSHFEGIARELINRNLKVKLGIRGIRVNELKKMKAKDFQLLVDVGVETLHIGLESGSQRMLDLMKKGISVEDSLFVNKEMLKYPKLLPMYNILCGIPTETIDDLKETGKFMLKLSEDNPNCIIFDPGKLIPYPGSEMYELARQNGFEPPTTSEEWRALDQEGDIYFPWYTPEYDRYIKMLQIGSYALSNWEAYLKKYSWSAQLAFKIAKILYKPIAKFRINQGFSGFLFEYALFKTISSRLAD from the coding sequence ATGAACAAGCGGCTACTTCTACTTTACCCTGAATTGGGATTTACCGGTTCGTTCGTCATCAATGTACCGATAAGCCTTATATATGCAGCTGCAAAGTCCGTCAATATCAAGGGACTTACAGTTGAAATCATCGATTGCAGGGTTAATCCCGGATGGCGCGAATATCTTAATGAAACCCTAAAAAATGGGGACGTCCTCATGGTAGGCATTTCCGTTATGAGCGGGATACCAATTGTCGGAGCTTTCGAGATATCCAGAATCGTGAAAGGTTTTTCTAACATACCGGTGGTATGGGGCGGTGCGCACCCTACCATCATGCCTGAAGATACACTGAATTACGAGTTCGTCGATTACTGCATTAGAGGCTACGCATCGAATTCTTTAAGGGAACTCGTTGAGTTCCTAATGCAAGACAGAGAGGAAATGGATTCTATAAATGGGCTATGTTACAAAAAAAACGGCGAACTAATTATAGGAGAGATCCATAACGAATTTGAAAATTTCAAATTCAGGGATTTGCCATATTTCCTGGTTGAGAACAACCTGGAAAAATATTTCTCCATTCAAAATGAAAGGATATTTCCAATATATACGGCGAGCGGCTGCCCCTATCAATGCTCCTTTTGCATTTCTCCTGTCTGGTACAAGGACATCAGGAAAAAATGGGTTCCTCAGGAAGCTGTCGATGTCGCTGACCATATCGAACACCTCGTTCGGGAATATCGCATAGAGTCCATCTATTTTTACGACGATGATACGTTTGTAAAATTTTCCCATTTCGAAGGCATCGCCAGGGAACTCATTAACAGAAATCTGAAGGTAAAACTGGGCATTCGTGGTATAAGAGTAAACGAACTTAAAAAGATGAAGGCGAAAGACTTCCAGCTTCTTGTAGACGTCGGCGTAGAAACCTTGCATATCGGCCTGGAAAGCGGTTCGCAAAGGATGCTAGACCTCATGAAAAAAGGGATATCTGTGGAAGATTCACTTTTCGTAAACAAGGAAATGTTGAAGTACCCTAAACTCCTACCTATGTATAACATACTATGCGGAATCCCCACTGAGACAATCGACGACTTGAAAGAGACCGGGAAATTCATGCTGAAACTATCCGAAGATAACCCGAACTGCATAATTTTCGATCCCGGCAAACTTATTCCATATCCCGGTTCTGAAATGTACGAGCTTGCCAGGCAAAACGGTTTTGAACCACCGACTACAAGCGAGGAATGGAGAGCCCTCGACCAGGAAGGAGATATCTATTTCCCATGGTATACACCGGAATACGACAGATATATCAAGATGCTCCAGATAGGCTCGTACGCCTTAAGCAACTGGGAAGCATATCTTAAAAAGTATTCATGGAGTGCACAACTTGCATTCAAGATAGCGAAGATCTTATATAAACCTATCGCCAAATTTAGAATAAATCAGGGATTTTCAGGATTCCTCTTCGAATATGCACTGTTTAAGACTATTTCTTCACGCTTGGCAGATTAA
- a CDS encoding glycosyltransferase family 2 protein: protein MNDQSPKKVIVFIPALNEEETIGSLIDKLRELYDKKRTIPAGYEIEILLVNDGSTDKTEEIAISKGVAVRNHPANLGLGAATRTGMETAYEMGADIAIKLDADFQHDPADIEKVIMPIIRDNADICWGSRFAGKINYKMPLVRYLGNRFFTYLMNKLTYYKISDAQTGMMAFNRKYLAIFDIHGDYNPPQQLLVDASFKHMRYFEVPVVFHPRTTGQSFVNLKYPFYVFTNIFRLLIFGNPLKVFSLLGIFSILFSFFYFFLAHLANIYAWSISGLFMQNVSLVTMIIGFQLLIFGILADLIVKKRK from the coding sequence TTGAACGACCAAAGCCCTAAAAAGGTCATAGTATTCATCCCGGCCCTAAACGAGGAGGAAACTATAGGCTCTCTTATCGATAAGCTTAGAGAGCTATACGACAAAAAACGTACCATACCCGCCGGATACGAGATCGAAATACTGCTTGTGAATGACGGCAGTACAGACAAAACTGAGGAAATTGCCATATCAAAAGGTGTTGCCGTGCGAAACCATCCAGCGAACCTCGGATTGGGGGCCGCTACCAGGACCGGCATGGAAACAGCCTATGAAATGGGAGCTGACATAGCGATAAAGCTGGATGCGGATTTCCAGCATGATCCTGCCGATATTGAAAAAGTAATTATGCCGATCATACGTGATAATGCAGATATTTGCTGGGGGTCAAGGTTTGCCGGGAAGATCAATTACAAAATGCCTCTAGTCAGGTATCTGGGCAACAGGTTTTTCACCTACCTCATGAACAAGCTGACATATTATAAAATTTCCGATGCGCAAACGGGTATGATGGCTTTTAACCGCAAATACCTCGCAATTTTTGACATCCATGGCGACTATAATCCTCCTCAACAACTCCTTGTCGACGCAAGCTTCAAACATATGCGGTACTTTGAAGTTCCGGTCGTTTTTCATCCAAGAACTACTGGACAATCGTTCGTAAACCTTAAATATCCTTTTTATGTATTCACCAACATATTCCGCCTCCTGATATTCGGAAATCCGTTAAAGGTCTTTTCATTGTTGGGTATATTTTCGATATTATTCTCGTTTTTCTATTTTTTCCTTGCACATCTGGCAAATATCTACGCTTGGTCGATATCCGGCCTGTTCATGCAAAATGTCTCGCTTGTTACAATGATCATCGGATTTCAACTTCTAATATTTGGAATTCTTGCCGACCTAATTGTAAAAAAAAGGAAGTAA
- a CDS encoding DegT/DnrJ/EryC1/StrS family aminotransferase: MKRSTMLPNNGKIIPLCKAYIGEEESRAVQEVLNSGWLTHGPKNIEFENSFAEYLGVKNAIAMNSCTSALFLSILANNIKGEVLVPSFTFVASANAIVTAGAKPVFVDINYNDCNIDASLLESYITSKTEAIMAVHYAGQCCDMDRIMDIANKHKLLVIEDSAETIGGTYKNLKSGSWGIGCYSFFPTKNITTGEGGMLTTNDDALASRVKTLLGHGIDKTTAQRTGSKNSWYRAAVVPGYNFRMSNILATLGVEQMKKVDKMNALRRQHSYHLIENLRDVEEIDLPVENADCRHVFQMFTLKVKNGERDNFVFYLKERGIEASVHFDPPVHLHPAYSEYKYSKLPVTENVTNNILTLPMFPGMEENDLNYIVSTIKEYFERPKP, from the coding sequence ATGAAGCGTTCAACAATGCTACCTAATAATGGAAAGATAATACCTCTCTGCAAGGCATACATCGGTGAAGAGGAATCAAGAGCCGTTCAAGAGGTTTTAAACAGCGGGTGGCTCACGCATGGCCCCAAGAACATCGAGTTTGAGAATTCGTTCGCCGAATACCTAGGGGTCAAAAATGCCATAGCCATGAATTCATGCACTTCGGCGCTCTTCCTCTCAATTCTCGCAAATAACATAAAGGGGGAGGTTCTTGTACCAAGTTTCACATTCGTTGCCTCGGCAAACGCCATTGTTACTGCCGGCGCAAAACCTGTTTTTGTGGATATCAATTACAATGACTGCAACATTGACGCGTCTCTGCTTGAAAGCTATATAACCAGCAAGACCGAAGCAATAATGGCCGTCCACTATGCAGGGCAATGCTGTGACATGGACAGGATAATGGATATCGCGAATAAACATAAACTGCTCGTGATAGAGGATTCCGCCGAGACCATCGGCGGGACATACAAGAACCTGAAGAGCGGTTCTTGGGGGATCGGATGTTATTCGTTCTTCCCGACGAAAAATATCACGACCGGAGAAGGCGGCATGCTAACAACAAATGACGATGCTCTTGCGAGCAGGGTCAAGACACTGCTTGGGCATGGCATAGATAAAACGACTGCTCAAAGAACAGGAAGCAAAAATAGTTGGTACAGGGCTGCTGTAGTACCGGGGTATAATTTCAGGATGAGCAATATTCTCGCAACACTGGGAGTCGAGCAGATGAAGAAGGTCGACAAAATGAATGCTTTGCGCCGCCAACACAGCTATCATTTAATCGAAAATTTAAGGGATGTGGAAGAAATTGATTTGCCTGTGGAAAATGCCGATTGCAGGCACGTTTTTCAGATGTTCACACTGAAAGTGAAAAATGGCGAAAGGGACAATTTCGTTTTTTACCTCAAGGAACGGGGAATTGAAGCTTCTGTTCATTTCGACCCACCCGTTCATCTGCACCCGGCTTATTCCGAATACAAATATTCAAAACTGCCGGTTACGGAGAATGTTACAAATAACATTCTTACTTTACCGATGTTCCCAGGGATGGAAGAAAATGACCTCAACTACATTGTAAGCACAATAAAGGAATATTTTGAACGACCAAAGCCCTAA
- a CDS encoding GDP-mannose 4,6-dehydratase → MSKKVLISGGAGFIGSNICRILLENGQKPIVYDAFIQYVSPFESSYQKHLEYRFRGIKDQVTFVRGDTRDKNDVRKVIMEHKPEVIIHLAALPIADLSFTHTEETTGSILNGTLNFLDTIHEVDFVERFVYTSSSMVYGDFKSIPALEEHPKAPKDVYGGTKLAGEILTETYSRRYGIKYSIVRPSAVYGPTDVNRRVCQILIEKAIRGEKLTIYGGEDNVLDFTYVEDTAQGFVKVALSDSGENEVFNITRGEGRSLIDLIDLIKGYFPNIEIVKKPMQHYRPKRGALSIQKARDLLNYEPKYSLEDGLKKYIEFYEAFNNAT, encoded by the coding sequence TTGTCGAAGAAAGTTTTAATTTCTGGCGGAGCAGGGTTTATTGGTTCCAATATTTGCCGCATTTTGCTTGAAAATGGACAGAAACCGATTGTCTACGATGCTTTTATCCAGTACGTATCTCCATTCGAAAGCTCCTATCAGAAACATCTTGAATATAGATTTCGCGGCATAAAGGATCAGGTAACTTTTGTTCGTGGCGATACCAGAGATAAGAACGACGTACGAAAAGTTATCATGGAACACAAGCCAGAGGTTATAATACATCTTGCCGCGCTTCCCATAGCTGACCTAAGCTTTACGCATACCGAAGAAACTACCGGTAGCATATTAAACGGAACACTGAATTTTCTCGATACAATCCATGAAGTCGATTTTGTGGAAAGGTTCGTGTACACCTCTTCCAGCATGGTATATGGTGATTTCAAGAGCATCCCCGCCTTGGAAGAGCATCCTAAGGCACCGAAGGACGTTTATGGCGGGACAAAGCTTGCCGGGGAAATCCTTACTGAAACATACAGCCGCAGGTATGGTATCAAGTATTCCATAGTTCGACCATCTGCAGTTTACGGCCCTACTGACGTAAACCGCCGTGTATGCCAGATACTTATAGAAAAGGCGATCCGAGGTGAAAAACTTACTATCTATGGCGGTGAGGATAACGTGCTGGATTTTACATACGTTGAAGACACAGCCCAGGGCTTTGTGAAGGTTGCACTTTCAGACTCTGGCGAAAACGAGGTATTCAATATCACTCGCGGAGAAGGGAGATCTCTCATTGACCTTATTGATCTTATAAAGGGTTACTTTCCCAACATTGAGATAGTGAAAAAACCGATGCAGCATTACAGACCAAAGAGAGGCGCGCTTTCAATTCAGAAAGCCAGGGACCTTCTGAACTACGAGCCAAAATATTCCTTGGAAGATGGTCTTAAGAAATATATCGAATTTTATGAAGCGTTCAACAATGCTACCTAA
- a CDS encoding elongin A domain-containing protein, with amino-acid sequence MGNKLYLNITIARWLIISISVLLAVLGAFAYYGSGLPFEGVLYGDEDFVIMNAINFANNLLNYSLSNWYGYKHYSPFFVLFMGFVIFLADIIGSIFSVDILSYFENVLVVGRFVNITLFTISLFALYRIFLIQTENRELSTLGLLIYVAIFGTLHTASMVRAEQAVLATTIIFIWAIFKAGPRPGWKALGSISVLAAVPIGIEIYGAIVVGASMFFYILNERYLDWKEKGYNRNFFFKTSAVVILSAALFFSVFAVLNFRILTNYSDYVWYVSHYQKQAILRFWEMSVLGGIGSSRSMLEILLYLFEWLSPLIAIAVLYQLYHLVFSRRYKWWFLALLVSLVFWSRKYSESTGGLYLVLPMMPLFVLTTLDFLKDQKRVMVYLTVILCTIGIFRVAANQLLKFGDTNYRDAYEYLIKTEAGNNDIHIYEYGFWPHRAVKHKPADEKFYNDYSQYLITIPKFSDPPNVLTMPASWTVRDISDAYYGRSLEIGLANIQKVLDSDLSIYEYVVFDGHWHWFDNYWIRNRNPELSTKWYELYEKLKEGREKVYETGGINSRMYFNQSIHEPIWTVNLVLEFMESFPERNSRETIFGPKVTIYKRKN; translated from the coding sequence ATGGGAAATAAATTGTATCTCAATATTACGATCGCAAGGTGGCTGATAATATCCATATCGGTATTATTAGCCGTACTCGGAGCATTTGCGTACTATGGTTCTGGGCTCCCATTTGAGGGCGTTCTATATGGCGACGAAGATTTCGTCATCATGAACGCGATAAATTTTGCGAATAATCTCCTCAATTATTCCCTTTCCAACTGGTATGGCTATAAACACTATTCGCCTTTCTTTGTGTTGTTTATGGGATTCGTTATATTTCTTGCGGATATCATCGGTAGTATTTTTTCAGTGGATATTCTTTCCTATTTTGAAAATGTGCTTGTTGTTGGACGATTCGTGAACATAACTCTTTTTACAATCAGCCTTTTTGCGCTGTACAGGATATTCCTGATCCAAACAGAAAACAGGGAATTATCGACTCTGGGACTACTAATTTATGTTGCGATTTTCGGTACTCTTCATACAGCAAGCATGGTGAGAGCCGAACAGGCCGTGCTGGCAACAACAATAATATTTATTTGGGCGATATTTAAAGCAGGTCCTAGACCGGGATGGAAAGCATTGGGATCGATATCGGTTCTCGCAGCAGTTCCGATAGGAATAGAGATTTATGGGGCAATAGTTGTAGGGGCATCTATGTTTTTCTATATCTTGAATGAAAGATATCTTGATTGGAAGGAAAAGGGCTACAATCGCAACTTCTTCTTTAAAACATCTGCAGTAGTGATTTTGTCAGCCGCGCTTTTCTTTTCGGTGTTTGCAGTGTTGAATTTTAGGATACTGACGAACTACTCTGATTATGTATGGTATGTGTCTCATTACCAAAAGCAGGCTATTTTAAGATTTTGGGAAATGAGCGTTCTAGGGGGTATTGGATCTAGCCGTTCCATGCTAGAGATACTGTTATATTTGTTTGAGTGGTTATCGCCGTTAATTGCGATAGCCGTTTTATACCAGTTGTATCACTTGGTGTTCAGCAGGCGATACAAGTGGTGGTTCCTGGCATTGTTGGTATCTCTTGTTTTCTGGTCGAGAAAATATTCTGAGTCAACAGGCGGGTTATATCTGGTTTTGCCAATGATGCCCTTATTCGTATTAACGACGCTTGATTTCTTGAAAGATCAGAAACGGGTGATGGTATATCTTACGGTCATTTTGTGCACAATAGGTATTTTCAGGGTGGCGGCGAATCAATTGTTGAAATTCGGTGATACGAATTACAGGGATGCCTATGAATATTTAATAAAAACCGAGGCGGGTAATAATGATATACATATATATGAATACGGATTCTGGCCCCACCGAGCCGTAAAACACAAACCGGCAGATGAAAAATTCTACAATGATTACAGTCAATATTTAATAACAATTCCGAAATTCTCGGACCCGCCAAATGTTTTGACAATGCCCGCATCATGGACCGTCAGGGATATTTCTGATGCGTACTATGGCAGATCTCTTGAGATAGGACTGGCAAATATACAAAAGGTTCTGGATAGCGATCTGTCAATTTACGAATATGTTGTCTTCGATGGGCATTGGCACTGGTTTGACAATTATTGGATCCGAAATCGGAACCCTGAACTATCAACAAAATGGTATGAACTGTACGAAAAGCTTAAGGAAGGAAGGGAGAAGGTTTATGAAACCGGTGGGATCAATAGCAGGATGTATTTTAATCAGAGCATACATGAACCTATATGGACAGTAAATCTGGTTTTAGAATTTATGGAATCATTCCCTGAAAGAAATAGCAGGGAGACGATATTCGGCCCAAAGGTAACAATATATAAAAGGAAGAACTGA
- a CDS encoding alkaline phosphatase family protein, with protein MGSVILGLDGVPFGLIKKYSSEGILPNINSVLENGTFVRMESSIPDVSSTAWSSVITGKNPGEHGIFGFIEVNPANYEFRFPNFNDLKTSPFWTGRKAAIINVPQTFPAKIENGLLVSGFVALDLERSVYPASLIPKLRSMDYRVDVDSNLAHESIDIFMDDLFATLEARNRFFKYAWELEDWDIFYFVFTETDRLNHFLFDAWDDASHKYHGVFTEFYRRIDDSIGRILEKIAGSQPVYIHSDHGFCPLKTEFYINRWLQENGFLEFNSTDPKTIMEINPDSKAFALDPGRIYINSKDRFPSGGVNPSDVEKIKTDIREGLLKLETESMSPIMRILDGNDIFRGPESSRAPDLVAIGERGYDIKSLVAVDGLYGKRHFRGMHTQDDAFIISSTRDDRITEPFHVEKIADLIL; from the coding sequence ATGGGTAGTGTGATATTAGGGCTCGATGGAGTGCCCTTCGGATTGATCAAGAAATATTCATCCGAGGGAATTTTACCAAATATTAACAGCGTTTTAGAAAATGGAACTTTTGTCAGGATGGAGTCCTCGATTCCAGATGTTTCGTCTACTGCCTGGAGCAGTGTCATCACCGGGAAAAACCCTGGCGAGCATGGGATTTTCGGTTTTATCGAGGTCAATCCTGCCAATTACGAATTTCGATTTCCCAATTTCAATGATTTGAAGACATCACCATTCTGGACGGGAAGGAAAGCCGCCATAATAAATGTTCCACAGACATTTCCAGCCAAGATCGAGAATGGCCTTTTGGTCTCAGGTTTTGTTGCCCTTGACCTGGAGCGTTCAGTTTACCCTGCATCACTGATCCCGAAATTAAGATCAATGGACTATCGTGTGGATGTGGACTCAAACCTTGCCCATGAATCCATAGATATTTTTATGGACGACCTATTTGCGACACTTGAAGCACGCAACAGATTTTTTAAATATGCCTGGGAGCTGGAAGATTGGGATATTTTCTATTTCGTCTTTACGGAGACAGACAGGCTAAACCATTTTCTTTTTGATGCATGGGATGACGCATCGCATAAATATCACGGCGTTTTCACCGAATTTTATCGCCGAATTGACGATTCTATCGGTAGAATTCTCGAGAAGATCGCAGGATCGCAACCCGTATATATTCATTCTGATCATGGGTTCTGCCCCTTGAAAACCGAATTTTACATTAACCGATGGCTACAGGAGAACGGATTTCTAGAATTCAACTCCACAGATCCGAAAACAATAATGGAAATAAATCCTGACTCAAAGGCCTTTGCCCTTGATCCGGGAAGAATTTACATAAATTCAAAAGATCGGTTTCCAAGCGGCGGGGTAAATCCTTCGGATGTAGAAAAGATCAAAACGGATATCCGTGAAGGCCTTTTAAAACTTGAAACGGAAAGCATGTCGCCAATTATGCGCATTTTGGATGGCAATGATATTTTTCGCGGACCTGAATCATCGAGAGCCCCTGATCTGGTTGCAATTGGAGAGAGAGGATACGACATTAAATCACTAGTTGCTGTTGATGGCCTGTACGGCAAAAGACATTTCAGAGGAATGCATACCCAGGACGATGCATTTATTATCTCTTCTACCAGAGATGACAGGATAACGGAGCCATTCCATGTTGAGAAAATCGCTGATTTGATACTTTAA